One window from the genome of Phocoena phocoena chromosome 15, mPhoPho1.1, whole genome shotgun sequence encodes:
- the SNX8 gene encoding sorting nexin-8, translating into MTGGAMDLLPAAPAAAAAEPEADEEADPPAADSPAPQVSEPRAPASSRMQMPPGNPLLLSLTLQELLARDAVQVELIPEKKGLFLKHVEYEVSSQRFKSCVYRRYNDFVVFHEMLLQKFPYRMVPALPPKRMLGADREFIEARRRALKRFINLVARHPPFSEDVVLKLFLSFSGPDVQNKLKECAQCVGDEFMNCKLAARAKDFLPADIQTQFAISRELIRNIYNSFHKLRDRAERMVSRAIDNAADLLIFGKELSALGSDTTPLPSWATLNSGTWGSLKQALKGLSVEFALLADKAAQQGKQEENDVVEKLNLFLDLLQSYKDLCERHEKGVLHKHQRALHKYSLMKRQLTSAAVQNREPESVEQLESRIVEQENVIQTMELRNYFSLYCLHQETQLVHVYLPLTSHILGAFVSSQIQGHKEMSKVWNDLQPKLQCLFAGPHGAPSPPRSPQDGLSPH; encoded by the exons ACTCACCAGCGCCCCAGGTCAGCGAGCCGAGGGCCCCGGCCTCCAGTCGGATGCAGATGCCGCCGGGGAACCCACTGCTGTTGTCGCTCACGCTGCAGGAGCTGCTGGCCAGGGACGCCGTGCAGGTGGAGCTCATCCCCGAGAAGAAGGGCCTCTTCCTCAAGCACGTGGAGTATGAAGTTTCCAGCCAG CGCTTCAAGTCCTGCGTGTATCGACGGTACAATGACTTCGTGGTCTTCCACGAGATGCTGCTGCAGAAGTTCCCGTACCGCATGGTGCCGGCCCTCCCGCCCAAGAGGATGCTGGGAG CCGACAGGGAGTTCATCGAGGCCCGGAGGAGAGCACTGAAGCGCTTCATCAACCTGGTGGCCCGGCACCCGCCCTTCTCCGAGGACGTTGTTCTCAAGCTCTTCCTGTCCTTCAGCGGCCCC GATGTGCAGAACAAGTTAAAGGAATGCGCTCAGTGTGTGGGAGACGAGTTCATGAATTGTAAGCTGGCTGCTCGGGCCaag GACTTCCTCCCAGCCGACATCCAGACTCAATTCGCCATCAGCCGGGAGCTGATTCGCAACATCTACAACAGCTTTCACAAGCTCCGCGACAGGGCCGAGCGGATGGTGTCGCGGGCCATCGACAATGCCGCCGACCTCCTCATCTTCGGGAAGGAGCTGAG TGCTTTAGGGTCTGACACGACTCCGCTCCCCTCCTGGGCCACTCTGAACAGTGGCACGTGGGGGTCCCTCAAACAGGCGCTGAAAGGCCTGTCCGTTGAATTTGCACTGCTCGCGGACAAGGCTGCACAGCAG GGCAAACAGGAGGAGAACGACGTGGTGGAGAAACTGAACCTCTTCCTGGATTTGCTCCAGTCCTATAAA GACCTGTGTGAGCGGCACGAGAAGGGCGTGCTACACAAGCACCAGCGGGCACTGCACAAGTACAGCCTGATGAAGAGGCAGCTGACGAGCGCCGCCGTGCAGAACCGCGAGCCCGAGTCCGTGGAGCAGCTGGAGTCCCGCATCGTGGAG caggagaacgTGATCCAGACGATGGAGCTTCGCAACTACTTCTCCCTGTACTGCCTGCACCAGGAGACGCAGCTGGTCCACGTCTACCTGCCCCTTACCTCCCACATCCTCGGGGCCTTCGTCAGCTCCCAGATCCAAGGGCACAAGGAG atGAGCAAGGTGTGGAATGACCTGCAGCCCAAGCTACAGTGCCTCTTCGCTGGACCGCACGGCGCCCCAAGCCCACCAAGGTCCCCGCAGGACGGCCTGTCTCCTCACTAG